A single Dehalococcoidia bacterium DNA region contains:
- a CDS encoding sensor histidine kinase, with protein sequence MLSVKSYLLHPLPMAPSKGNLPAMKNMEWAFIFIRFLEVPFGLLMARWHDPASTPLFVAMVGIFGFCNIIACLLNYTIKSPNAQWMLGASMLIADALALWYGILQFTHDPNTAAYAYFVLVIIEGAVRFGLMGSLAMGFVFALGLCSAYIYRSSAYDIGFSIHGYAYWTIFMMLIALTVGLIVRENQRDRQVNERLAKTKASLAERNRIACDLHDTVLKTLHGLSLEAYALQKQPLPSATKEKLRYIESTCRQSSQEIRNIVYELRNNDNEASIFLQMSRILDDWNKETGIATSLTRTGNEDLSLPSIISYHLCCVLSEALTNIQKHASASHVQVLVEVLETELEIRIHDNGCGITFAGEYLHNLPRQGKFGIFGMKERIEHIGGQLAIENKIGAQLMIKIPLSSQGIWR encoded by the coding sequence ATGCTAAGCGTAAAAAGTTATCTTCTCCATCCCCTCCCCATGGCTCCCTCGAAGGGCAACCTGCCGGCCATGAAAAACATGGAATGGGCCTTTATCTTCATTCGCTTTCTGGAGGTTCCCTTTGGACTTCTCATGGCACGATGGCATGATCCTGCCTCCACCCCATTGTTCGTGGCCATGGTTGGAATTTTCGGTTTCTGCAATATCATCGCCTGTCTCCTGAATTACACCATCAAGAGCCCGAACGCTCAATGGATGCTGGGGGCCAGCATGCTAATCGCCGATGCCTTAGCGCTTTGGTACGGGATACTGCAATTCACCCATGACCCAAACACTGCGGCGTATGCCTACTTTGTCCTGGTGATTATAGAAGGCGCGGTGCGATTTGGACTGATGGGGAGCCTGGCCATGGGATTTGTGTTTGCACTAGGCTTGTGTTCTGCCTATATCTACCGCTCTTCGGCATATGATATAGGCTTCAGTATTCATGGTTATGCATACTGGACTATCTTCATGATGCTGATTGCCCTGACGGTTGGCTTGATCGTCCGGGAGAACCAGAGAGATCGGCAAGTGAATGAACGGCTGGCAAAAACGAAAGCTTCGTTGGCAGAACGCAACCGCATCGCATGCGATTTACATGATACGGTATTGAAAACACTCCATGGCCTTTCACTGGAGGCATATGCGCTCCAAAAGCAACCTCTGCCTTCGGCTACCAAGGAGAAGCTAAGGTACATTGAAAGTACATGCCGCCAGTCAAGCCAGGAGATCAGAAACATCGTCTACGAGCTCCGCAATAATGATAATGAAGCAAGCATATTTTTGCAGATGTCACGGATATTGGATGACTGGAACAAAGAAACCGGTATAGCCACATCCCTTACTCGCACTGGGAATGAAGACCTGAGCCTCCCATCGATAATCAGCTACCATCTTTGCTGTGTGCTGTCTGAGGCCTTGACCAATATCCAGAAACACGCCTCTGCTTCGCACGTGCAGGTGTTGGTTGAGGTGCTTGAAACCGAGCTGGAAATCAGGATCCACGATAACGGGTGCGGTATTACATTCGCCGGAGAATACCTGCATAACCTCCCACGCCAAGGGAAATTTGGCATATTCGGAATGAAAGAGCGTATCGAACACATCGGCGGCCAATTGGCCATCGAAAACAAGATTGGCGCACAGTTGATGATAAAGATACCGCTGTCTTCTCAGGGGATTTGGCGATGA